A window of the Pongo abelii isolate AG06213 chromosome 10, NHGRI_mPonAbe1-v2.0_pri, whole genome shotgun sequence genome harbors these coding sequences:
- the LOC100442186 gene encoding olfactory receptor 6C74, whose translation MRNRTAVANFILLGLTDDPQLQVIIFLLLFFTYMLSITGNLTIITLTLLDLHLKTPMYFFLRNFSFLEVSFTTVCIPKFLVSMATGDKTISYNNCAAQLFFTILLGATEFFLLAAMSYDRYVAICKPLHYTTIMSSRVCSLLVFSSWMAGFLIIFPPLLMGLQLDFCAANTVDHFFCDVSPILQLSCTDTDIIELMMLLSAILTLPVTLVLVILSYTNIIRTILKIPSSQQRRKAFSTCSSHMVVVSISYGSCIFMYVKPSAKERVSLNKGIALLSTSVAPMLNPFIYTLRNKQVKDVFKHIVKKIELFSMK comes from the coding sequence aTGAGAAACCGTACAGCAGTAGcaaattttattcttcttggaCTGACAGATGATCCACAATTACAggtgattatttttcttctcctttttttcacCTACATGTTGAGCATCACTGGGAATCTAACCATCATCACTCTCACCCTACTGGATTTGCATCTCAAGACACCCATGTATTTCTTCCTCCgaaatttctcatttttagaaGTCTCATTCACAACTGTCTGCATTCCCAAATTTCTTGTTAGTATGGCAACAGGTGATAAGACCATTTCTTACAACAATTGTGCAGCACAGCTGTTTTTCACTATTCTCCTGGGGGCAACTGAATTTTTTCTTCTGGCTGCCATGTCATATGACCGCTATGTGGCCATCTGCAAACCCCTGCATTACACCACCATCATGAGCAGCAGAGTTTGCAGCTTGCTGGTCTTTTCTTCATGGATGGCTGGCTTCCTAATAATTTTTCCGCCACTCCTGATGGGTCTTCAGCTTGATTTCTGTGCAGCCAACACTGTAGATCATTTCTTCTGTGATGTTTCTCCTATACTGCAGCTCTCTTGCACAGACACTGACATAATAGAATTAATGATGCTTCTCTCAGCCATTTTGACGCTCCCGGTTACACTGGTATTAGTGATTCTCTCCTACACAAATATTATCAGGACTATTCTGAAAATACCTTCTTCTCAACAGAGAAGAAAAGCATTTTCTACATGTTCTTCCCACATGGTGGTCGTGTCCATTTCTTATGGCAGCTGCATCTTCATGTATGTGAAACCCTCAGCAAAAGAAAGAGTGTCATTAAATAAAGGGATAGCTCTGCTCAGCACTTCTGTTGCCCCCATGTTGAATCCCTTTATTTATACACTgagaaacaaacaagtaaaagaTGTTTTTAAGCACATAGTCAAAAAGATTGAACTTTTCTCAATGAAATGA